ATTTCGGACGGAAGCATTTTAAGCAATTTGAGAAATACTTAACAAAGGCATTTAAAGAAAACTTTGATCTTGTGCTTCTTGATCTTCCAGCAAATATTGACAGTAGAAACAAGCTTTCACTGGCTGCATTACACCTGTCTAATCATATTATAATTCCAACAGAGCCAACTCGTTTGGCAATAAATGCTTTAAATGATACATTTAATACAATTCAGAATGTACGTGGTATGGAAAATTCGGGAGTACGCCCTGAGATATTGGGGGTTGTTCTTAACAAAACAGACAGAAGAACACAGCAGTTTAAAGATCACAATAATGAGCTAAAAGATATGGTCGCAACGCACAACACTGTTGTATTTGAGAATTTCTTGCCAACAGCGCCAACGCTAGCTACAGCAACAGATGATAGTCTTGATTTTGCAACCCTCAAAGAACGCTACAGTACGTATTACGACAACGTAAGAAAGGTTGCCATAGAACTGATAAAAAAATGTTGATATAAGGTCACATTCCGATAAAAAATAGCATAAAATGGTCTTGACAAACCAAGCCACCTCAATAACCCATTTGTTGGAAATGGTCGGGGCGACTGGATTCGAACCAGCGACCTCTTGAACCCCATTCTGAAAAAGGGTATTTTTAACAAATTTTATAAGTGCCTGATTTAGTGTCTGTTATGTCGCTATCACTTTGTTGTACAATAAGTTGTGATTTTAAAATAATTCTGGTGAATCCTGTGGGATTCTACTGATTACGATGGAGTTGACTACGTTTTGACTACAGCAAGTTTGTCTTTTTT
This portion of the Candidatus Scalindua japonica genome encodes:
- a CDS encoding ParA family protein, coding for MKTIAIYNNKGGAGKSTLTLFLADFFSSLSIAGKKARVLIVDVDGQGSSAISLLGLQRVAGARAEKRSLSHLLLNVYKGRDTEFSDYLFVREEGVTGTRQIPLAKLSVMVPERESIIKLEEDFGRKHFKQFEKYLTKAFKENFDLVLLDLPANIDSRNKLSLAALHLSNHIIIPTEPTRLAINALNDTFNTIQNVRGMENSGVRPEILGVVLNKTDRRTQQFKDHNNELKDMVATHNTVVFENFLPTAPTLATATDDSLDFATLKERYSTYYDNVRKVAIELIKKC